From a region of the Desmodus rotundus isolate HL8 chromosome 7, HLdesRot8A.1, whole genome shotgun sequence genome:
- the LOC112311105 gene encoding LOW QUALITY PROTEIN: ribonuclease 8-like (The sequence of the model RefSeq protein was modified relative to this genomic sequence to represent the inferred CDS: substituted 2 bases at 2 genomic stop codons) yields the protein MAPARVRFCPLVLLLLLGLWMAEVPVSAKHKHMTSAQWFDTQEVQPSPQECKRVMGNINKRTKHCKGLNTFLHESFSSVAVACQTPITACENSHESCLQSQKPVSLTMXELPMGRYXDCRYIAKCSLS from the coding sequence ATGGCACCAGCCAGAGTGAGATTCTGCCCTCtggtgctgctcctgctgctggggCTGTGGATGGCTGAGGTACCAGTCAGCGCCAAGCACAAACACATGACCTCGGCTCAGTGGTTTGACACTCAGGAGGTGCAGCCCAGCCCCCAGGAATGCAAAAGGGTGATGGGCAACATCAACAAGCGCACAAAACACTGCAAAGGCCTCAACACCTTCCTGCATGAATCCTTCTCCAGTGTGGCCGTCGCCTGCCAGACCCCTATCACAGCCTGCGAGAACAGTCATGAAAGCTGCCTCCAGAGCCAGAAGCCTGTGTCCCTGACCATGTAAGAGCTCCCCATGGGGAGGTACTGAGATTGTAGGTACATAGCGAAGTGTTCTTTGTCATAG